A region of Lycium barbarum isolate Lr01 chromosome 1, ASM1917538v2, whole genome shotgun sequence DNA encodes the following proteins:
- the LOC132613135 gene encoding uncharacterized protein LOC132613135, which translates to MSNPNNVSNNNHDENPNNRIPLNIMPPGDPVDDPPPDASVANSNVAVNDSGDTLVDRGTACRESAEAGEEINLHVIYDLLQEKQTDGCKGLRDEVARLLKNGHLREFLSERTNSHFKNTEKSKKTEPEEPQHVINMIIGGVEIPRGPTMKKTKFSITQEKRTRDYVPDEFISCSDEDVEGIIQPQNDALVISVLINKTHVKCILIDPCSSVNIIQWKVVEQLGLLDQIVPAARVLNGFNMACETTKGEITLPVNAAGVFQHTKFYVIDEEMRYNALLGRPWLHIMRAVLSTLHQMLKFPTLEGVKIIHGEKPAAK; encoded by the exons ATGTCAAACCCAAACAATGTGAGTAACAACAACCACGATGAGAACCCTAACAATAGGATACCATTGAACATCATGCCACCAGGTGATCCGGTTGACGACCCTCCCCCTGATGCTAGTGTTGCCAACTCAAATGTAGCTGTTAATGACAGCGGAGATACACTCGTCGATAGGGGAACTGCTTGTAGGGAAAGCGCAGAGGCAGGAGAGGAGATTAACTTACACGTGATTTATGATTTATTGCAGGAAAAGCAG ACTGACGGCTGTAAAGGGTTAAGAGATGAAGTTGCACGGCTATTGAAAAACGGTCATCTCCGGGAGTTTCTAAGTGAACGAACAAATAGTCATTTCAAGAACACGGAAAAAAGCAAGAAGACCGAACCAGAGGAGCCCCAACATGTGATCAACATGATCATTGGTGGGGTAGAAATACCCCGAGGCCCGACAATGAAGAAAACAAAGTTCTCAATCACCCAGGAAAAGAGGACCAGGGACTACGTACCGGATGAATTTATCTCCTGCAGTGATGAAGACgtagagggcatcattcaaccacaaAACGATGCTTTGGTAATTTCTGTCCTTATAAACAAAACTCATGTGAAATGTATTTTGATTGATCCATGTAGCTCGGTCAATATTATCCAATGGAAGGTAGTGGAGCAGCTGGGACTGTTGGATCAGATTGTACCAGCAGCCCGGGTCTTAAACGGGTTTAATATGGCTTGTGAAACTACAAAGGGAGAGATCACACTACCGGTAAATGCAGCCGGTGTATTTCAACACACGAAGTTCTATGTCATTGACGAAGAGATGAGATACAACGCCTTGCTCGGAAGACCGTGGTTGCACATCATGAGGGCAGTACTTTCAACCTTGCACCAAATGCTGAAATTCCCAACCTTGGAGGGAGTAAAAATCATTCATGGAGAGAAACCTGCGGCAAAATAA